The Saccharopolyspora gloriosae genome has a segment encoding these proteins:
- a CDS encoding Rossmann-like and DUF2520 domain-containing protein, producing the protein MGPRLRVGVVSAGRVGAVLGAALARAGHEVVAVSAVSDASLRRAEELLPAVPVRPPDEVADAADLVVLAVPDDVLPGLLRGLVATNSLRSGQILLHTCGAHGAAVLEPAAELGVLTLALHPAMTFTGRAEDVERLATACVAVTAPEDEAAWSVGAALALELGGEPVRVPEHARRLYHTALSHGSNHLITLVNESAALLREAGIEIPDRVLAPILSASLDNALRFGDRGLTGPVSRGDVGTVRAHLGSLRETAPEMVAGYVAMARRTADRAERAGLLDSRTASEVHEALDEEQR; encoded by the coding sequence ATGGGACCTCGCCTGCGGGTCGGAGTGGTGTCCGCGGGACGTGTCGGTGCCGTGCTCGGGGCGGCGCTGGCGCGCGCCGGGCACGAGGTCGTGGCCGTGTCCGCGGTGTCGGACGCCTCGCTGCGCCGAGCGGAGGAGCTGCTGCCCGCCGTGCCGGTGCGCCCGCCCGACGAAGTCGCCGACGCGGCCGATCTGGTCGTTCTCGCCGTCCCCGATGACGTGCTGCCGGGCCTGCTGCGCGGCTTGGTCGCGACGAATTCGCTGCGTTCCGGCCAGATCCTGCTGCACACCTGCGGAGCCCACGGCGCGGCCGTGCTGGAGCCCGCCGCGGAGCTGGGCGTGCTGACGCTGGCGCTGCACCCGGCGATGACCTTCACCGGCCGGGCCGAGGACGTGGAGCGGCTCGCCACGGCGTGCGTGGCGGTGACGGCACCGGAGGACGAGGCGGCCTGGAGCGTCGGTGCGGCGCTCGCGCTGGAACTCGGCGGCGAGCCCGTCCGGGTTCCGGAGCACGCCCGGCGGCTGTACCACACCGCCCTCTCGCACGGCTCGAATCACCTGATCACCCTGGTCAACGAGTCCGCGGCCCTGTTGCGGGAGGCGGGGATCGAGATCCCGGACCGGGTGCTGGCCCCGATCCTGTCGGCTTCCTTGGACAACGCGCTGCGGTTCGGCGACCGGGGCTTGACCGGCCCGGTGTCCCGCGGCGACGTCGGCACGGTCCGCGCGCACCTGGGTTCGTTGCGCGAGACGGCGCCGGAGATGGTGGCCGGGTACGTGGCGATGGCGCGGCGGACCGCGGACCGCGCCGAGCGGGCGGGCCTGCTCGATTCCCGGACGGCTTCCGAAGTACACGAGGCGCTCGACGAGGAGCAGCGATGA
- the panC gene encoding pantoate--beta-alanine ligase, producing the protein MSTADDVGAGPGYTARELTVHRRPAELAKVTRALRATGRPITLVPTMGALHEGHLELIRAARKVPATVTVVSIFVNPLQFGPGEDLDRYPRSFESDVDLCREEGVELVLAPEPVDMYAPDHQIGLAAGSLGEELEGASRPGHFDGMLTVVAKLIGIVRPDLALFGEKDYQQLVLIRRMARDLNFDTRIQGVPIVRQHDGLALSSRNVYLSDAQRQAALGLSAAMAAGAHAGPAGPEAVLAAARSVLEAEPLVQVDYLELRDIDLGPVPESGEARLLVAAKVGDTRLLDNALVQLSA; encoded by the coding sequence ATGAGCACAGCCGACGACGTGGGCGCGGGTCCGGGCTACACCGCGCGGGAGCTCACGGTGCACCGCCGCCCGGCGGAGCTGGCGAAGGTGACGCGCGCGCTGCGCGCCACCGGCCGCCCGATCACCCTGGTGCCGACGATGGGCGCGCTGCACGAAGGGCACCTGGAACTGATCCGCGCGGCCCGCAAGGTGCCGGCCACGGTCACCGTCGTGTCGATCTTCGTGAATCCGCTGCAGTTCGGCCCCGGCGAGGACCTCGACCGCTACCCGCGTTCGTTCGAGTCCGACGTGGACCTGTGCCGGGAGGAGGGCGTGGAGCTGGTGCTCGCGCCGGAACCCGTGGACATGTACGCGCCGGACCACCAGATCGGCCTCGCCGCGGGTTCGCTGGGGGAGGAACTGGAAGGCGCGAGCAGGCCGGGGCACTTCGACGGGATGCTCACCGTGGTCGCGAAGCTGATCGGCATCGTGCGCCCGGATCTGGCGCTGTTCGGCGAGAAGGACTACCAGCAGCTCGTGCTGATCCGCCGGATGGCGCGGGACTTGAACTTCGACACCCGCATCCAGGGCGTGCCGATCGTGCGGCAGCACGACGGGCTGGCGTTGTCGTCGCGCAACGTCTACCTGTCCGATGCGCAGCGGCAGGCGGCGCTGGGGTTGTCCGCGGCGATGGCGGCCGGGGCGCACGCGGGTCCGGCAGGTCCGGAGGCGGTGCTGGCCGCGGCGCGCTCGGTGCTGGAAGCCGAGCCGTTGGTGCAGGTCGACTACTTGGAGCTGCGGGACATCGACCTCGGCCCGGTGCCGGAATCGGGGGAGGCGCGGCTGCTGGTGGCGGCGAAGGTCGGCGACACCCGGCTTCTCGACAACGCGCTCGTGCAGCTGTCGGCGTGA
- the panD gene encoding aspartate 1-decarboxylase, translated as MFRTMLKSKIHRATVTQADLHYVGSVTIDAELMDAADLLEGEQVTIVDVTNGARLETYVITGERGSGVIGINGAAAHLVQPGDLVILIAYGVMDEAEARSHQPKVIFVDAGNTVLERGVDPAAAPEGSGLTSGSAPAGQAESETDDAAKLDALLAAPEA; from the coding sequence ATGTTCCGCACCATGCTCAAGTCCAAGATCCACCGGGCCACGGTCACCCAGGCCGACCTGCACTACGTCGGCTCGGTGACGATCGACGCCGAGCTGATGGACGCGGCCGACCTGCTGGAGGGCGAGCAGGTCACGATCGTCGACGTCACCAACGGCGCCCGGCTGGAGACCTACGTGATCACCGGCGAGCGCGGGTCCGGGGTGATCGGCATCAACGGTGCCGCCGCGCACCTGGTGCAGCCGGGAGACTTGGTCATCCTCATCGCCTACGGCGTGATGGACGAGGCGGAAGCCCGTTCCCACCAGCCGAAGGTGATCTTCGTGGACGCCGGTAACACCGTGCTGGAACGCGGCGTCGACCCGGCCGCAGCCCCCGAGGGTTCCGGCTTGACCAGCGGTTCCGCCCCGGCCGGGCAGGCCGAGTCCGAGACCGACGACGCGGCGAAGCTGGACGCGCTGCTGGCCGCGCCCGAGGCTTGA
- a CDS encoding type III pantothenate kinase — protein MLLALDVGNTNITLGLYDTESQQSGSAKFGSAGGLVRDWRMRTEPRMTADEMALTVRGLVGDHAERITGISALSTVPSLLRELRVMLGRYWDGVPRIVVEPGVRTGVPLLVDNPKEVGADRVINALAAHHLHATNCVVVDFGTSTNVDVISAKGEFLGGAFAPGVEISLDALASRAAQLRKVELTRPRSVIGKNTVECLQSGILYGFAGQVDGLVRRIVTELESTHGGTAAVLATGGLAPLVVAESETITHHVPDLTLLGLRLVYDRNFR, from the coding sequence GTGCTGCTCGCGCTGGACGTCGGCAACACGAACATCACCCTCGGCCTGTACGACACGGAATCCCAGCAGAGCGGATCGGCAAAGTTCGGGTCCGCCGGCGGCCTGGTCCGTGATTGGCGGATGCGGACCGAACCGCGGATGACGGCCGACGAGATGGCGCTGACGGTGCGCGGTCTGGTCGGCGACCACGCCGAGCGGATCACCGGCATCTCCGCGTTGTCCACCGTGCCGTCCTTGCTGCGCGAGCTGCGCGTCATGCTCGGCCGCTATTGGGACGGCGTTCCGCGCATCGTGGTGGAGCCGGGAGTGCGCACCGGTGTGCCGCTGCTGGTCGACAACCCCAAAGAGGTCGGTGCGGATCGGGTCATCAATGCGCTGGCGGCGCATCACCTGCATGCGACGAACTGCGTGGTGGTCGATTTCGGCACTTCCACGAACGTCGACGTCATCTCGGCCAAAGGCGAGTTCCTCGGCGGGGCGTTCGCGCCGGGAGTGGAGATCTCACTGGACGCGCTGGCCTCCAGGGCCGCTCAGTTGCGCAAAGTGGAGCTGACCAGGCCCCGTTCGGTGATCGGCAAGAACACGGTCGAATGCCTGCAATCGGGCATCCTGTACGGCTTCGCGGGCCAAGTGGACGGATTGGTGCGGCGGATCGTCACCGAACTGGAATCCACGCACGGTGGAACGGCGGCGGTGCTGGCCACGGGTGGTCTGGCGCCGCTGGTGGTCGCCGAATCGGAGACGATCACCCATCACGTGCCGGATCTGACGTTGCTCGGGCTGCGCTTGGTCTACGACCGCAACTTCCGCTGA
- a CDS encoding Lsr2 family protein — protein MAQKVTVTLVDDLDGGQADETVEFALDGVSYQIDLSNDNASELRDALSGYVSSARRAGGRKKPGPRPAAAGRAAGGSTSADREQNQAIREWARKRGLKVSDRGRIPADIVDQYHKAN, from the coding sequence ATGGCGCAGAAGGTCACGGTCACGCTTGTCGACGATCTCGACGGCGGCCAGGCTGATGAAACGGTCGAGTTCGCGTTGGACGGTGTCTCGTACCAGATCGACCTTTCCAACGACAATGCGAGCGAGCTGCGCGACGCGCTGTCCGGCTACGTCTCCAGCGCTCGCCGCGCTGGAGGCCGCAAGAAGCCTGGTCCGCGCCCCGCCGCAGCCGGTCGCGCCGCGGGCGGCTCCACCAGTGCGGATCGGGAGCAGAACCAGGCCATCCGGGAATGGGCGCGCAAGCGCGGCCTGAAGGTCTCGGACCGGGGCCGGATCCCCGCGGACATCGTGGACCAGTACCACAAGGCGAACTGA
- a CDS encoding FecCD family ABC transporter permease produces the protein MSRSGTVGSPPGTERADAPESSAPRLGARRRRRLLGLAVLLGVLVVSCLLSIAIGAKSIPLGDVWTSLVAPAGSENSLIVWDLRLPRTVVGVLVGAALGLAGALMQGHTRNPIADPGILGITQGAALAVVLAVYSFGISSLYGYIWFGFVGALLGALAVFAIGSMGGAGATPVTLALAGMAISALLQALTSALVLSDQESLDTYRFWKVGSIAVTDPGVIWQVLPFLVAGVVLGLANSSGLNALALGEDVARGLGHRVQWTRRLGVLAIAVLVGASAAVCGPISFVGLVVPHIARYFTGADHRWLLPFSALLGSSLVLLADIVGRMVARPAEVQVGVMLAMVGAPFFIALVRRRKLVRL, from the coding sequence TTGAGCCGCAGCGGAACCGTCGGGAGCCCGCCCGGCACCGAGCGCGCGGACGCGCCGGAGTCGTCGGCGCCCCGGCTCGGAGCTCGCCGCAGACGGAGGCTGCTGGGCCTGGCAGTGCTGCTCGGCGTGCTCGTGGTCAGTTGCCTGCTCAGCATCGCGATCGGGGCGAAGTCCATTCCGCTCGGCGACGTGTGGACCTCGCTGGTCGCCCCGGCGGGCTCCGAGAACTCGCTGATCGTCTGGGACCTGCGGTTACCGCGCACCGTCGTCGGAGTGCTCGTCGGCGCCGCGCTGGGTCTCGCGGGCGCCTTGATGCAGGGCCACACCCGCAACCCCATCGCCGACCCCGGCATCCTCGGCATCACCCAGGGCGCGGCCCTGGCGGTGGTGCTGGCCGTGTACTCCTTCGGCATCAGCAGCCTCTACGGCTACATCTGGTTCGGCTTCGTCGGCGCGCTGCTGGGGGCGCTGGCGGTGTTCGCGATCGGCTCGATGGGCGGTGCGGGCGCGACACCGGTGACGCTGGCGCTGGCGGGCATGGCGATCAGCGCGCTGCTGCAGGCCTTGACCTCGGCGCTGGTGCTCAGCGATCAGGAGAGCCTGGACACCTACCGGTTCTGGAAGGTCGGTTCGATCGCCGTCACCGATCCCGGCGTGATCTGGCAGGTGCTGCCGTTCCTGGTGGCCGGGGTGGTGCTGGGGCTGGCGAACTCGTCCGGGCTCAACGCGCTGGCGCTGGGCGAGGACGTCGCCCGCGGCCTCGGGCACCGCGTCCAGTGGACGCGGCGGCTCGGCGTGCTGGCGATCGCGGTGCTGGTGGGCGCGTCCGCCGCGGTGTGCGGGCCGATCAGCTTCGTCGGCCTGGTGGTGCCGCACATCGCCCGGTACTTCACCGGCGCCGATCACCGCTGGCTGCTGCCGTTCTCGGCGCTGCTGGGGTCGTCGCTGGTACTGCTGGCCGACATCGTGGGGCGGATGGTGGCGCGGCCGGCTGAAGTCCAGGTCGGGGTGATGCTGGCGATGGTCGGCGCCCCGTTCTTCATCGCGTTGGTGCGGCGCAGGAAGCTGGTGCGGCTGTGA
- a CDS encoding iron chelate uptake ABC transporter family permease subunit — MTQVLDAPERVPGRSPLRLGRVSGVFRLRPLLVLFGGLVVLLGGVLLDIGLGEYQLSPGQVLVTLFGGGDYADQYVVFGLRMPRALTAVLVGAALGLAGAITQAVARNPLASPDMLGITSGAGAAAVTVIVFGGSAGALGGLAEAVGLPVVALLGGLLAGFAIYGLAYRGGVDSYRIVLVGVGITALAGNAIYWLLTVGDVNDAGRAMVWLTGSLNARGWDHVVPTAIALAVLLPLTLVGAHALGALQFDDDTVRGLGVRVNLARGVLLLAAVVLASIATAAAGPVQFVALAAPQIALRLSRSSRPPLVTSLVLGGSLVVVADLLSRTAFGAAEMPVGIVTAILGAPYLIYLLVRRYREDRA, encoded by the coding sequence GTGACTCAGGTTCTCGACGCCCCCGAGCGGGTGCCCGGCCGGTCGCCGCTGCGGCTCGGTCGCGTCTCCGGAGTGTTCCGGTTGCGTCCACTGCTGGTGTTGTTCGGCGGGCTGGTGGTGCTGCTCGGCGGCGTGCTGCTGGACATCGGCCTCGGCGAGTACCAGCTGAGTCCGGGACAGGTGTTGGTCACCTTGTTCGGCGGCGGTGACTACGCGGACCAGTACGTGGTGTTCGGCCTGCGCATGCCGCGCGCGTTGACGGCGGTGCTGGTGGGAGCGGCGCTGGGATTGGCGGGCGCGATCACGCAGGCCGTGGCTCGCAACCCGCTGGCCAGCCCGGACATGCTCGGCATCACCTCGGGTGCGGGCGCGGCGGCCGTCACGGTGATCGTGTTCGGCGGTTCAGCGGGCGCGCTGGGCGGGCTCGCGGAGGCGGTCGGCCTGCCGGTGGTCGCGCTGCTCGGCGGTCTGCTCGCCGGGTTCGCGATCTACGGGCTGGCGTATCGGGGCGGCGTCGACTCGTACCGGATCGTGCTGGTCGGCGTGGGGATCACCGCGCTGGCAGGCAACGCGATCTACTGGCTGCTCACGGTGGGCGACGTCAACGACGCCGGGCGGGCGATGGTGTGGCTGACGGGCAGCCTCAACGCCCGCGGCTGGGACCACGTGGTGCCGACGGCGATCGCGCTGGCCGTGCTGCTGCCGTTGACCTTGGTGGGGGCGCACGCACTGGGCGCGCTGCAGTTCGACGACGACACGGTGCGCGGCCTCGGGGTGCGGGTGAACCTGGCGCGCGGCGTGCTGCTGCTGGCGGCCGTGGTGCTGGCCTCGATCGCGACGGCGGCGGCGGGGCCGGTGCAGTTCGTCGCCCTCGCCGCGCCGCAGATCGCGCTGCGACTGTCCCGGTCCTCGCGGCCGCCGCTGGTGACCTCGCTGGTGCTCGGGGGCTCCTTGGTGGTGGTGGCCGACCTGCTGTCCCGGACGGCGTTCGGGGCGGCGGAGATGCCGGTGGGCATCGTCACCGCGATCTTGGGCGCCCCCTATCTGATTTATCTGCTCGTCCGTCGGTACCGGGAGGACCGCGCATGA
- a CDS encoding ABC transporter ATP-binding protein, with translation MTSPVSTPSQAVGSESAPPRRRLQGQELRLAYGDRVVVDGLDIDVLDGTITAVIGPNGCGKSTVLRALARLLPPKAGQVLLDGKQIHKMPTKEVARVLGLLPQTPQAPEGLTVADLVARGRHPHQSWYRQWSSDDEQAVAESLALTGIGDLAERAVDELSGGQRQRAWLSMALAQGTDLLLLDEPTTYLDLAHQVEVLDLIGRLHDESGRTVVMVLHDLNLAARYADRLVAMRDGVIVEEGTPSDVLTEELLADVFGLNARVIPDPVAGTPMVVPIGSRAKSSVRD, from the coding sequence ATGACCTCACCCGTGTCCACACCCAGCCAGGCGGTGGGCTCCGAGTCCGCCCCGCCGCGGCGACGGCTCCAGGGGCAGGAGCTGCGGCTCGCCTACGGCGATCGGGTCGTCGTCGACGGCCTGGACATCGATGTGCTCGACGGCACCATCACCGCCGTCATCGGCCCGAACGGCTGCGGCAAGTCCACGGTGCTGCGCGCGCTGGCGAGGCTGTTGCCGCCGAAGGCCGGGCAGGTGCTGCTGGACGGCAAGCAGATCCACAAGATGCCCACGAAGGAGGTCGCCCGCGTGCTGGGCCTGCTGCCGCAGACGCCGCAGGCCCCGGAGGGCCTCACGGTCGCCGACCTGGTCGCGCGCGGCAGGCATCCGCATCAGTCCTGGTACCGGCAGTGGTCCTCGGACGACGAGCAGGCCGTGGCGGAGTCACTGGCGTTGACCGGCATCGGCGACCTGGCCGAGCGGGCGGTGGACGAGCTCTCCGGCGGCCAGCGCCAGCGCGCCTGGTTGTCGATGGCGTTGGCGCAGGGCACGGACCTGCTGCTGCTGGACGAGCCGACGACGTACCTGGACCTGGCGCACCAGGTGGAGGTGCTGGACCTGATCGGCAGGCTGCACGACGAGAGCGGCCGGACCGTGGTGATGGTGCTGCACGACCTGAACCTGGCCGCCCGTTACGCGGACCGGCTGGTGGCGATGCGCGATGGCGTGATCGTCGAGGAGGGCACGCCGAGCGACGTGCTCACCGAGGAATTGCTGGCGGACGTTTTCGGGTTGAACGCTCGGGTGATCCCTGATCCAGTGGCGGGTACTCCGATGGTGGTACCTATTGGTAGCAGAGCGAAGTCCAGCGTGCGAGATTAG
- a CDS encoding ATP-dependent Clp protease ATP-binding subunit, producing the protein MFERFTDRARRVVVLAQEEARMLNHNYIGTEHILLGLIHEGEGVAAKALESLGIALEGVRQQVEEIIGQGQQAPSGHIPFTPRAKKVLELSLREALQLGHNYIGTEHILLGLIREGEGVAAQVLVKLGADLNRVRQQVLQLLSGYQGKEPAEAGGRGEGTPSSSLVLDQFGRNLTQSARESKLDPVIGRDKEIERIMQVLSRRTKNNPVLIGEAGVGKTAVVEGLAQQVVKGEVPETLKDKQLYTLDLGSLVAGSRYRGDFEERLKKVLKEIKTRGDIILFIDEIHTLVGAGAAEGAIDAASILKPMLARGELQTIGATTLEEYRKYVEKDPALERRFQPIQVGEPSLEHTIEILKGLRDRYEAHHRVSITDGALVAASTLADRYINDRYLPDKAIDLIDEAGARMRIRRMTAPPDLREFDEKIADVRRDKESAIDGQDFERAARLRDEEKTLLGQKEERETQWKAGDLDVVAEVDDEQIAEVLANWTGIPVFKLTEEETTRLLRMEDELHKRIIGQDDAVKAVSQAIRRTRAGLKDPKRPSGSFIFAGPSGVGKTELSKALAEFLFGDDDALVQIDMGEFHDRYTASRLFGAPPGYVGYEEGGQLTEKVRRKPFSVVLFDEIEKAHQEIYNTLLQVLEDGRLTDGQGRTVDFKNTVLIFTSNLGTGDISKAVGLGFSAGNSAESNYERMKSKVNEEMKKHFRPEFLNRIDDVIVFHQLTENEIIQMVDLLGGRVEKALRGKDMSLEITTKAKKLLAKRGFDPVLGARPLRRTIQRDIEDRLSEKILFGEIEAGQIVIVDVENWDGEGKDDEATFTFRGEPRPSTVPDSPPVDLASSGGSSEESSQDNSSDE; encoded by the coding sequence ATGTTCGAGAGGTTCACCGACCGCGCGAGGCGGGTGGTCGTCCTGGCCCAAGAAGAGGCCCGGATGCTCAACCACAACTACATCGGCACCGAGCACATCCTCTTGGGCTTGATCCACGAGGGTGAGGGTGTCGCCGCTAAGGCGCTGGAGTCGCTGGGGATCGCGCTGGAAGGCGTGCGGCAGCAGGTCGAGGAGATCATCGGCCAAGGCCAGCAGGCCCCGAGCGGTCACATCCCGTTCACCCCACGGGCCAAGAAGGTGCTGGAGCTGTCGCTGCGGGAGGCGTTGCAGCTCGGCCACAACTACATCGGCACCGAGCACATCCTGCTCGGGCTGATCCGCGAGGGCGAGGGCGTCGCCGCGCAGGTGCTCGTCAAGCTCGGCGCGGACCTGAACCGGGTGCGCCAGCAGGTGCTGCAGCTGCTCTCCGGCTACCAGGGCAAGGAGCCCGCCGAGGCCGGCGGTCGTGGTGAGGGCACTCCGTCTTCGTCGCTGGTGCTGGACCAGTTCGGCCGGAACCTGACGCAGAGCGCGCGCGAGTCGAAGCTGGACCCGGTCATCGGCCGGGACAAGGAGATCGAGCGCATCATGCAGGTGCTCTCGCGGCGCACCAAGAACAACCCGGTGCTCATCGGCGAGGCGGGCGTCGGCAAGACGGCCGTCGTCGAGGGCCTGGCGCAGCAGGTCGTCAAGGGCGAGGTGCCCGAGACGCTGAAGGACAAGCAGCTCTACACGCTGGACCTGGGCTCGCTGGTCGCCGGTTCCCGGTACCGCGGTGACTTCGAGGAGCGCCTGAAGAAGGTGCTCAAGGAGATCAAGACCCGCGGCGACATCATCCTGTTCATCGACGAGATTCACACCCTCGTCGGAGCGGGAGCGGCAGAAGGCGCCATAGACGCCGCGAGCATCCTCAAGCCGATGCTGGCCCGTGGTGAGCTGCAGACCATCGGTGCCACCACGCTCGAGGAGTACCGCAAGTACGTCGAGAAGGACCCGGCGCTGGAGCGCCGCTTCCAGCCGATCCAGGTCGGCGAGCCCTCGCTGGAACACACCATCGAGATCCTCAAGGGCCTGCGCGACCGGTACGAGGCGCACCACCGGGTGTCCATCACCGACGGTGCGCTGGTCGCGGCCTCGACGCTGGCGGACCGGTACATCAACGACCGGTACCTGCCGGACAAGGCGATCGACCTGATCGACGAGGCCGGTGCCCGGATGCGCATCCGCCGGATGACCGCTCCGCCGGACCTGCGCGAGTTCGACGAGAAGATCGCCGACGTGCGCCGGGACAAGGAGTCGGCCATCGACGGCCAGGACTTCGAGCGCGCCGCGCGCCTGCGCGACGAGGAGAAGACGCTCCTCGGGCAGAAGGAGGAGCGCGAGACCCAGTGGAAGGCCGGTGACCTGGACGTCGTCGCGGAGGTCGACGACGAGCAGATCGCCGAGGTGCTGGCCAACTGGACCGGCATCCCCGTCTTCAAGCTCACCGAGGAGGAGACGACCCGTCTGCTCCGCATGGAGGACGAGCTGCACAAGCGGATCATCGGCCAGGACGACGCGGTCAAGGCCGTGTCGCAGGCGATCCGCCGTACGCGCGCCGGCCTGAAGGACCCGAAGCGCCCGTCGGGCTCGTTCATCTTCGCCGGCCCGTCCGGTGTGGGTAAGACGGAGCTGTCGAAGGCGCTGGCGGAGTTCCTGTTCGGCGACGACGACGCGCTCGTGCAGATCGACATGGGTGAGTTCCACGACCGCTACACCGCTTCGCGGCTGTTCGGTGCCCCTCCGGGCTACGTCGGCTACGAAGAGGGCGGTCAGCTCACCGAGAAGGTCCGCCGCAAGCCGTTCTCCGTGGTCCTGTTCGACGAGATCGAGAAGGCCCACCAGGAGATCTACAACACGCTGCTGCAGGTGTTGGAGGACGGCCGCCTGACCGACGGTCAGGGTCGCACGGTGGACTTCAAGAACACGGTGCTGATCTTCACCTCGAACCTCGGGACGGGGGACATCTCCAAGGCAGTGGGCCTCGGCTTCTCCGCGGGTAATTCGGCAGAGTCGAACTACGAGCGGATGAAGTCCAAGGTCAATGAGGAGATGAAGAAGCACTTCCGTCCGGAGTTCCTGAACCGGATCGACGATGTCATCGTCTTCCACCAGCTGACCGAGAACGAGATCATCCAGATGGTCGACCTGCTCGGTGGTCGTGTGGAGAAGGCGCTGCGGGGCAAGGACATGTCCCTGGAGATCACGACGAAGGCGAAGAAGCTGCTGGCCAAGCGCGGCTTCGACCCGGTGCTGGGTGCTCGGCCGCTGCGCCGCACCATCCAGCGCGACATCGAGGACCGGCTGTCCGAGAAGATCCTGTTCGGCGAGATCGAGGCCGGCCAGATCGTGATCGTGGACGTCGAGAACTGGGACGGCGAAGGCAAGGACGACGAGGCGACGTTCACCTTCCGCGGTGAGCCGCGTCCGTCGACGGTGCCGGATTCGCCGCCGGTGGACCTGGCGTCCTCGGGCGGTTCCTCCGAGGAGTCCTCGCAGGACAACAGCTCCGACGAGTGA
- a CDS encoding DedA family protein: MPSTALAAAAAEPTGFTGWVVSVMETLGGPGAGLIIALENVFPPIPSELILPLAGFTASQGDMNIVSAVLWTTIGSIVGALVLYWLGASLGRERMHRIAGKLPLVKVADVDRTEAWFAKHGVKAVFLGRMIPLFRSFISLPAGVEKMPLPTFVLFTGLGSLIWNTLFVVAGYLLGENWYLVEQYAGIVSKVVVGAVVVAIGYFVITRVQRNRREQDLADDITEEFPRVDDYEAPTRQLPRVR, encoded by the coding sequence ATGCCCTCGACCGCACTGGCCGCTGCCGCCGCCGAGCCGACCGGATTCACCGGTTGGGTCGTCAGCGTGATGGAGACCCTCGGCGGCCCCGGCGCCGGATTGATCATCGCCCTGGAGAACGTGTTCCCACCCATCCCCAGCGAGCTGATCCTGCCGCTGGCCGGGTTCACCGCCAGCCAGGGCGACATGAACATCGTCTCGGCGGTGCTGTGGACGACGATCGGATCGATCGTCGGCGCGCTGGTGCTCTACTGGCTGGGGGCGTCCCTCGGCCGGGAGCGGATGCACCGGATCGCGGGGAAGCTGCCGCTGGTCAAGGTCGCCGACGTGGACCGCACCGAGGCCTGGTTCGCCAAGCACGGGGTGAAAGCCGTGTTCCTCGGCCGGATGATCCCGCTGTTCCGCAGCTTCATCTCACTGCCCGCGGGCGTGGAGAAGATGCCACTACCGACGTTCGTCCTGTTCACCGGCTTGGGCAGCCTGATCTGGAACACGCTTTTTGTGGTGGCCGGATACCTGCTCGGCGAGAACTGGTACCTCGTCGAGCAGTACGCGGGCATCGTGTCCAAGGTCGTGGTGGGCGCCGTCGTGGTGGCGATCGGCTACTTCGTCATCACCCGCGTCCAGCGCAACCGCCGCGAGCAGGACCTGGCCGACGACATCACCGAAGAATTCCCCCGAGTCGACGACTACGAAGCCCCGACCCGGCAACTCCCCCGCGTTCGCTGA